The proteins below come from a single Agrobacterium vitis genomic window:
- a CDS encoding DUF1153 domain-containing protein has product MTETIRPRVKYVIGPDGSPLTIADLPPANTRRWVIRRKAEVVAAVRGGLLSLEEACERYTLTVEEFLSWQASINDHGLQGLRTTRIQQYRH; this is encoded by the coding sequence ATGACCGAAACGATACGCCCGCGAGTTAAATATGTTATCGGCCCTGACGGCAGTCCGTTGACAATTGCCGACCTGCCGCCAGCAAATACCCGTCGCTGGGTCATCCGCCGCAAGGCAGAGGTTGTGGCTGCCGTGCGCGGTGGCCTGTTGAGCCTTGAAGAAGCGTGTGAGCGCTATACGCTGACCGTGGAGGAATTCCTGTCATGGCAGGCCTCCATCAACGACCATGGCTTGCAGGGCCTCAGAACGACCCGTATCCAGCAATACCGTCATTAA
- the ctrA gene encoding response regulator transcription factor CtrA, whose protein sequence is MRVLLIEDDSATAQSIELMLKSESFNVYTTDLGEEGVDLGKLYDYDIILLDLNLPDMSGYEVLRTLRLSKVKTPILILSGMAGIEDKVRGLGFGADDYMTKPFHKDELVARIHAIVRRSKGHAQSIIITGELIVNLDAKTVEVGGQRVHLTGKEYQMLELLSLRKGTTLTKEMFLNHLYGGMDEPELKIIDVFICKLRKKLANAAGGANYIETVWGRGYVLREPDSAEYMETA, encoded by the coding sequence ATGCGGGTTCTACTCATCGAAGACGACAGCGCCACAGCGCAGAGCATCGAACTGATGCTCAAGTCCGAAAGTTTTAACGTCTACACCACCGATCTCGGTGAGGAAGGCGTCGACCTCGGGAAACTATACGACTACGACATCATCCTGCTGGACCTCAATCTTCCCGACATGTCGGGTTACGAGGTTTTGAGAACGCTTCGCCTGTCCAAGGTCAAGACACCGATCCTCATCTTGTCCGGCATGGCCGGCATCGAGGACAAGGTTCGCGGTCTCGGCTTCGGCGCTGACGATTACATGACAAAGCCGTTCCACAAGGACGAGCTTGTTGCCCGCATCCATGCGATCGTTCGTCGTTCCAAGGGCCATGCCCAGTCGATCATCATCACCGGCGAACTGATCGTCAATCTCGACGCCAAAACCGTCGAAGTTGGTGGCCAGCGCGTTCACCTGACCGGCAAGGAATACCAGATGCTGGAGCTGCTTTCGCTCCGCAAGGGTACCACGCTGACCAAGGAAATGTTCCTTAACCATCTCTATGGTGGTATGGACGAGCCGGAACTGAAAATCATCGACGTGTTCATCTGCAAGCTTCGCAAGAAGCTGGCCAATGCCGCCGGTGGTGCAAACTATATCGAAACCGTCTGGGGCCGTGGCTATGTGCTGCGCGAACCCGACAGTGCCGAATATATGGAAACGGCCTGA
- the chpT gene encoding histidine phosphotransferase ChpT, giving the protein MLKNVNLTLAGPDLAALLCSRVCHDVISPVGAINNGLELLDEGGADADAMDLIRTSALNASVRLKFARLAFGASGSVGASIDTGEAEKAVKDFAAAEKKTEITWNGPRAIIAKNRVKLLMNLMLVAYGAIPRGGSLDVTLENPEYDAKFTIVAKGRMLRVPPKFAEICNGQMEEAVDAHSIQPYYTVLLADESSMELKYSIGEGEIIFTAESVAAG; this is encoded by the coding sequence ATGCTCAAGAACGTGAACCTAACGCTGGCCGGACCTGATCTGGCGGCACTGCTGTGCAGCCGTGTCTGCCATGATGTCATTTCGCCGGTTGGTGCCATCAATAACGGGCTGGAACTGCTGGATGAAGGCGGGGCGGATGCCGATGCCATGGACCTGATTCGCACCAGCGCGCTGAATGCTTCGGTTCGGTTGAAATTTGCCCGACTGGCATTTGGAGCCTCGGGCTCGGTCGGTGCGTCGATCGATACCGGCGAGGCCGAGAAAGCCGTCAAGGATTTCGCCGCCGCCGAAAAGAAAACCGAAATTACCTGGAACGGCCCGCGCGCCATTATCGCCAAGAACCGGGTAAAACTGCTCATGAACCTGATGCTGGTGGCCTACGGCGCCATTCCGCGCGGCGGCTCGCTGGACGTGACGTTGGAAAATCCGGAATATGACGCGAAATTTACCATCGTCGCCAAGGGCCGTATGCTGCGGGTGCCGCCGAAATTCGCTGAAATCTGCAATGGCCAGATGGAAGAAGCCGTCGATGCCCATTCTATCCAGCCTTATTATACCGTGCTGCTGGCCGACGAATCATCGATGGAGCTGAAATACAGCATCGGTGAAGGCGAAATTATCTTCACCGCCGAATCAGTTGCGGCCGGCTGA
- a CDS encoding sugar transferase — protein sequence MGVPHAQQGLQARRINRRRTRLSRHRIHLIAKRSLDILISISALTVLLPFLLSVAALIKLTSPGPVLFRQIRWGRDQQKIRIYKFRTMYAAECDDSGVRQTTENDPRITVVGAVLRRTNIDELPQLLNVLKGDMSLVGPRCHAIGMLAAGMPYEDLVSDYHHRHQVKPGLTGLAQMRGLRGPTGSAAKARARIAADLFYVDNFSFWLDIKIILGTIHSELTCGKGF from the coding sequence ATGGGTGTACCGCATGCACAGCAAGGCCTTCAGGCACGTCGCATCAACCGACGACGGACACGTCTTTCAAGACATCGGATTCATCTGATTGCAAAACGAAGCCTCGACATCCTGATCTCGATCAGTGCATTGACGGTCTTGCTGCCGTTTCTCCTGTCGGTCGCAGCACTGATCAAACTCACCTCCCCCGGCCCGGTCCTGTTTCGGCAGATCCGCTGGGGCCGCGACCAGCAGAAAATCCGCATCTACAAATTCCGCACCATGTATGCTGCAGAATGTGACGATAGCGGCGTGCGGCAAACCACCGAAAACGACCCCCGTATCACTGTCGTCGGTGCGGTCCTGCGGCGCACCAATATCGACGAACTTCCACAATTACTGAATGTGTTGAAGGGCGACATGTCGCTGGTCGGGCCACGCTGCCACGCGATCGGCATGTTGGCCGCCGGCATGCCCTACGAGGATCTGGTTAGCGACTATCATCACCGTCATCAGGTCAAGCCCGGTCTGACCGGCCTTGCCCAGATGCGTGGCCTGCGTGGACCAACCGGTTCCGCCGCAAAAGCCCGCGCCCGGATCGCCGCCGACTTGTTTTATGTGGATAATTTTTCGTTCTGGCTCGATATCAAGATCATTCTCGGCACCATCCACTCAGAACTGACTTGCGGCAAAGGCTTTTAA
- a CDS encoding response regulator yields MKNLIIADSSDIVRKVGRKILSELGFGVTEASTAREAMLACEAQLPHVIIVDSGLEGALGLITNIRAMPEGKTVRIFYCVIEADLKHMMQGKRAGASDFLLKPFDRKTLTEVFSDREAA; encoded by the coding sequence ATGAAGAACCTGATCATTGCTGACTCGTCAGATATCGTTCGTAAGGTTGGCCGTAAAATTCTGTCCGAACTGGGTTTTGGAGTGACGGAAGCATCTACGGCGCGCGAGGCGATGCTGGCTTGCGAAGCACAATTACCGCATGTGATCATCGTTGATTCGGGTCTGGAAGGCGCGCTTGGACTGATCACCAATATCCGGGCCATGCCGGAGGGCAAAACGGTGCGGATCTTCTATTGCGTCATCGAAGCCGACCTGAAACACATGATGCAAGGCAAACGGGCCGGAGCCAGCGACTTCCTGCTGAAGCCCTTCGACCGTAAAACACTGACCGAAGTGTTCAGTGACCGCGAAGCCGCCTGA